In one window of Halorubrum sp. BV1 DNA:
- a CDS encoding GNAT family N-acetyltransferase has product MEFALVGAPGSGVTLRLDYRAFAYAGKFVLGDPGKAVLRTADGSPAVPEWEADEPLSPAVDESAFDADVVAAVSFSPDRTDPKCCRLRYVTVHVARRGEGLGPRLIDRTVDRLASEGFDRVMIAVNNPFAYAALHKCGFAYTGEQTGIAELELARPVDAPASDDPDRYRAGLRVFREGDRDLDPVEEEFIADRLEGG; this is encoded by the coding sequence ATGGAGTTCGCGCTCGTCGGCGCACCCGGGTCTGGTGTCACGCTCCGGCTCGACTACCGGGCGTTCGCGTACGCCGGGAAGTTCGTCCTCGGCGACCCGGGGAAGGCGGTGTTGCGGACCGCAGACGGCTCGCCGGCGGTTCCGGAGTGGGAGGCGGACGAGCCGCTGTCCCCGGCGGTCGACGAGAGCGCGTTCGACGCCGACGTGGTCGCCGCCGTCTCGTTTTCGCCGGACCGCACCGATCCGAAGTGCTGTCGGCTCCGGTACGTCACCGTCCACGTCGCGCGGCGCGGCGAGGGGCTCGGGCCGCGGCTGATAGACCGGACCGTCGACCGGCTCGCGAGCGAGGGGTTCGACCGGGTGATGATCGCGGTCAACAACCCGTTCGCGTACGCGGCGCTTCACAAGTGCGGCTTCGCGTACACGGGCGAGCAGACCGGGATCGCGGAGCTGGAGTTGGCCCGCCCGGTCGACGCACCGGCCAGCGACGATCCCGACCGGTACCGCGCGGGACTCCGGGTGTTCCGCGAGGGCGACCGCGACCTCGACCCGGTCGAAGAGGAGTTCATCGCGGACCGGCTGGAGGGCGGGTAA
- a CDS encoding methyl-accepting chemotaxis protein, producing MSSNPLDRLLRRVSPDVITRSYLAKFAVVVLLIVVAIGGVGAVTYAETTDRLEDSAQQDYTAVAELSGTELDVWTSEHRTTARELAGSEALGATRSPEQAESYLTSHLSWQADDVVALHFVERTEGELVASTDGERGSTIVGQGWMADNLLVGTDTYTSPTYEIDGERYVSYVAHTPGRNYLVMEVSLASVVADLRQPTEGSFTALVEPDGTIGASDRDGVAGERYAGEVGNAVLGESAIGHVSSATFEFAGDAQYFVAYAPVSSEDWRVAVHVPLSEAYALSGMIGRNLLLIVGVAVVGLGLLGATLGRGTVIELNRLTGRARSLESGDLDVSFDTDRRDEFGDLYGAFSTMRDSLREQIRSAETQRQRAETAKAESEAFAERLEARAAAFGETMDDCADGDLTARLDADPDDPEALREIADGFNDAMDELETAIAEVDAFATTVAAESEAVSDGADEVAAAGRETSDAVDEISAGAERQSRRLSDVAGEMEDMSATVEEVASSSEEVAHTSQRASEAAEEGREATVTATGELHDIEDRSETAAETISRLEAEMEEVDAIVETISEIADQTNLLALNASIEAARAGEAGSGFAVVAEEVKSLAEETQASAAEVEALIDELRDRTDATVAEMTAIREGIDDGVETVERAENALDEVTERVAAADDGIQEISGAMDAQASSVSEVTGAVDDLAGVSQQTTAEATTVASTAEEQAATLGDVSAQARDLTERARDLQRMTQGFEVAADAEIEGDDSGFTFDATDVESPGAGVVASDVEEGDATGEAVSADGGVTHESTADGAVDVPTGTDTGGSESGN from the coding sequence ATGAGTTCGAATCCTCTCGACCGTCTCCTCCGTCGGGTGAGTCCCGACGTGATAACCCGGAGCTATCTCGCGAAGTTCGCCGTCGTCGTGCTCCTCATCGTCGTCGCCATCGGCGGGGTCGGTGCGGTCACCTACGCTGAGACGACCGACCGCCTCGAAGACAGCGCCCAGCAGGACTACACCGCGGTCGCGGAGCTGAGCGGTACGGAACTCGACGTGTGGACGAGCGAGCATCGAACGACCGCCCGCGAACTCGCCGGAAGCGAGGCGCTCGGAGCCACGAGATCGCCCGAGCAAGCGGAGAGTTACCTCACGTCGCACCTCTCGTGGCAGGCGGACGACGTCGTAGCGCTCCACTTCGTCGAGCGAACCGAGGGTGAACTGGTCGCCTCGACCGACGGGGAGCGAGGTTCCACGATCGTCGGTCAGGGCTGGATGGCCGACAACCTCCTTGTGGGAACGGACACCTACACGTCGCCGACCTACGAGATCGACGGAGAGCGGTACGTCTCGTACGTCGCACACACGCCGGGACGCAACTACCTCGTCATGGAAGTGTCGCTCGCATCCGTCGTCGCGGACCTCAGACAGCCGACGGAGGGGTCGTTCACCGCGCTCGTCGAGCCCGACGGGACGATCGGCGCGAGCGACCGCGACGGCGTCGCGGGCGAACGGTACGCTGGCGAGGTCGGGAACGCTGTCCTCGGTGAATCCGCGATCGGCCATGTGTCGTCGGCGACGTTCGAGTTCGCCGGGGACGCGCAGTACTTTGTCGCGTACGCGCCGGTCTCCTCGGAGGACTGGCGCGTCGCGGTCCACGTTCCGCTCTCCGAGGCGTACGCCCTTTCCGGGATGATCGGTCGGAACCTGCTCTTGATCGTCGGCGTCGCCGTGGTCGGGCTGGGGCTTCTCGGAGCGACGCTCGGTCGCGGGACCGTCATCGAACTGAATCGGCTCACCGGGAGAGCGCGTTCGCTGGAGTCCGGCGACCTCGACGTGTCGTTCGACACCGACCGACGCGACGAGTTCGGCGACCTGTACGGTGCGTTCTCGACCATGCGAGACTCGTTGCGCGAGCAGATCCGGTCGGCCGAGACGCAGCGACAGCGGGCCGAGACGGCAAAAGCCGAAAGCGAGGCGTTCGCCGAGCGGCTCGAAGCGCGCGCCGCGGCGTTCGGCGAAACGATGGACGACTGCGCGGACGGTGACCTCACGGCCCGTCTCGACGCCGACCCCGACGATCCGGAGGCGCTCCGTGAGATCGCGGACGGATTCAACGACGCGATGGACGAACTGGAGACGGCGATAGCGGAGGTCGACGCCTTCGCCACGACGGTCGCGGCGGAGAGCGAGGCGGTCTCCGACGGCGCGGACGAGGTCGCGGCGGCGGGCAGAGAGACGAGCGACGCGGTCGACGAGATCTCCGCGGGTGCAGAGCGTCAGAGTCGTCGCCTGTCCGATGTCGCCGGCGAGATGGAGGACATGTCGGCGACCGTCGAGGAGGTCGCGTCGTCCTCGGAAGAAGTCGCACACACCTCACAGCGCGCGAGCGAGGCCGCGGAGGAGGGTCGCGAGGCAACCGTCACGGCGACCGGGGAACTCCACGACATCGAGGACCGCTCCGAGACCGCCGCCGAGACGATCTCGCGGCTAGAGGCCGAGATGGAAGAGGTCGACGCGATAGTCGAGACGATCTCCGAGATCGCAGACCAGACCAATCTGCTGGCGTTGAACGCGAGCATCGAGGCCGCTCGGGCGGGCGAGGCCGGTTCCGGGTTCGCCGTCGTCGCCGAGGAGGTGAAGTCGCTCGCAGAGGAGACACAGGCGTCGGCGGCCGAGGTCGAGGCGTTGATCGACGAACTCCGCGACCGCACCGACGCGACCGTCGCCGAGATGACCGCGATCCGCGAGGGAATAGACGACGGCGTCGAGACCGTCGAGCGGGCCGAGAACGCGCTCGACGAGGTGACGGAGCGGGTGGCGGCGGCCGACGACGGGATCCAGGAGATATCCGGTGCGATGGACGCACAGGCGTCGTCGGTCAGCGAGGTGACCGGCGCGGTCGACGATCTGGCGGGCGTGAGCCAGCAGACGACCGCCGAGGCGACGACGGTCGCGTCGACCGCGGAGGAGCAGGCCGCGACGCTCGGCGATGTCTCCGCTCAGGCGCGCGACCTGACCGAGCGCGCACGCGACCTACAGCGGATGACACAGGGGTTCGAGGTCGCGGCCGACGCCGAAATCGAGGGTGACGACTCCGGGTTCACCTTCGACGCGACCGACGTCGAGTCCCCCGGAGCGGGCGTCGTCGCCTCGGACGTCGAGGAGGGCGATGCGACGGGCGAAGCGGTGAGCGCCGACGGCGGCGTCACGCACGAATCGACGGCGGACGGCGCTGTCGACGTCCCGACCGGTACCGATACGGGAGGCTCCGAGAGCGGGAACTGA
- a CDS encoding type II secretion system F family protein, which yields MIAYLPLVVALAFCVAVLLPAISRRADRFATRLGLLVFGDAVVSDPERRRQQRDRLRAAHIAGTHREYASKTLLYAGVLGVAGSVVGVYAVGGLLSMLAVGEATLRGLLPEPLSFLAGIARLTQLGLPQLFLLLAFTSATVGSALAAGAYYGRWELLRQRAHTRSTEIDATLPRTVAFMYALSRSGMAFPRVMDTVAENEGVYGEAATELSIAVRDMNAFGTDALTALQRTSRRTPSEDLADFAENLASVLGTGQPVSAFLSDQYDRYQEEAETKQEQYLELLSTFAEAYVTALVAGPLFFITILVVIGLVLQDTLPLLRVVVYVGLPLATFGFVVYVDSVAQGVGGTETVTTSDATGEAAADGDGGLGRTTTAQADGGAAIRGPDAAGGERAADEPTDPWTASRERLSVYDRLRGVRDWVASPLSSVLAEPHTVFFVSVPLAAIGLIAAVLPVASGTPVEVVDQFDAPLVVAVVIALGSYAAVYEVRKRRVRRREAAVPDFLDRLASVNEAGTSVVGGIRRVADSNLEALTADVQRTRRDIDWGADVATALRRLKRRVRSPMVSRAVTLVSNAMYASGDIGPVLRIAADEARATWSLRRERRQVMLTYLVVIYISFFVFLGIIAALSVSFIPAVESAVPSSGTPTSGGLPGGQSGIVDGLGDIDAFAYEQLFFHAAAVQALCSGLVAGQLGEGSVRDGVKHVVVLLVVTLVAFAVIGFV from the coding sequence ATGATCGCGTACCTCCCGCTCGTCGTCGCGCTCGCGTTCTGTGTCGCCGTACTCCTCCCGGCTATCAGCCGTCGTGCCGACCGGTTCGCCACGCGGCTCGGGCTGCTGGTGTTCGGAGACGCGGTCGTCAGCGACCCCGAGCGACGCCGACAGCAACGCGACCGGCTCCGCGCGGCCCACATCGCTGGAACGCACCGAGAATACGCCTCGAAGACCCTCCTGTACGCCGGCGTTCTCGGCGTCGCGGGCAGCGTCGTCGGCGTGTACGCCGTCGGTGGACTCCTCTCGATGCTCGCGGTCGGGGAGGCGACCCTGCGCGGGCTGCTCCCCGAACCCCTCTCGTTTCTCGCCGGGATCGCACGACTTACCCAACTGGGGCTGCCGCAGTTGTTCCTCCTCCTCGCGTTCACGTCGGCGACGGTCGGATCCGCACTCGCGGCGGGAGCGTACTACGGCCGCTGGGAGCTGTTGCGCCAGCGCGCTCACACGCGATCCACGGAGATCGACGCCACCCTTCCGCGGACCGTCGCGTTCATGTACGCGCTCTCGCGGTCGGGGATGGCTTTCCCACGGGTGATGGACACGGTCGCGGAGAACGAGGGCGTGTACGGCGAGGCCGCGACGGAGCTGTCGATCGCGGTGCGCGACATGAACGCGTTCGGGACCGACGCGCTGACCGCGCTCCAGCGAACCTCGCGCCGGACGCCGAGCGAGGACCTCGCCGACTTCGCGGAGAACCTCGCGTCGGTGCTCGGCACCGGCCAGCCGGTCTCGGCGTTCTTGAGCGACCAGTACGACCGGTATCAGGAGGAGGCCGAAACGAAACAGGAGCAGTACCTCGAACTGCTCTCGACGTTCGCGGAGGCGTACGTCACGGCGCTCGTCGCCGGCCCGCTGTTTTTCATCACGATCCTCGTCGTCATCGGACTCGTGTTACAGGACACGCTCCCGCTCCTCCGCGTGGTCGTGTACGTCGGCTTACCCCTCGCCACGTTCGGATTCGTGGTCTACGTCGACAGCGTGGCACAGGGCGTCGGCGGTACCGAGACAGTCACGACCTCCGACGCGACCGGAGAGGCGGCAGCCGACGGCGACGGAGGGCTCGGACGGACGACCACGGCGCAGGCCGACGGTGGAGCGGCCATCCGAGGTCCGGACGCGGCCGGCGGCGAGCGCGCCGCCGACGAACCGACCGATCCGTGGACCGCGAGCCGGGAGCGGCTCAGCGTGTACGACCGCCTCCGAGGAGTCAGAGACTGGGTCGCGTCGCCGCTTTCGAGTGTCCTCGCCGAACCGCACACGGTGTTTTTCGTTTCCGTTCCGCTCGCCGCCATCGGTCTCATTGCGGCGGTGCTCCCGGTGGCGAGCGGGACGCCCGTCGAGGTGGTCGATCAGTTCGACGCGCCGCTCGTCGTCGCGGTGGTCATCGCACTCGGGTCGTACGCGGCGGTCTACGAGGTCAGAAAACGGCGCGTTCGGCGGCGAGAGGCGGCGGTCCCCGACTTCCTCGACCGGCTCGCCAGCGTCAACGAGGCCGGAACCTCCGTCGTCGGCGGAATTCGCCGCGTGGCCGATTCGAATCTGGAGGCGCTGACGGCGGACGTACAGCGGACGCGACGCGACATCGACTGGGGAGCGGACGTCGCCACTGCGCTGCGGCGACTGAAACGGCGCGTGCGGTCGCCGATGGTCTCGCGTGCGGTCACGCTCGTTTCGAACGCGATGTACGCGAGCGGTGATATCGGACCCGTCCTCCGGATCGCCGCGGACGAGGCGCGCGCGACGTGGTCGCTTCGGCGTGAGCGCCGACAGGTCATGCTCACGTACCTCGTCGTGATCTACATCTCTTTTTTCGTCTTTCTCGGGATCATCGCCGCGCTCTCCGTATCCTTTATCCCCGCGGTCGAGTCTGCGGTCCCGAGTAGCGGGACGCCTACGAGCGGCGGCCTTCCGGGCGGCCAGTCCGGTATCGTGGACGGACTCGGCGACATCGATGCGTTCGCCTACGAGCAGCTGTTCTTCCACGCGGCGGCGGTGCAGGCGCTCTGCTCGGGCCTCGTCGCCGGCCAACTCGGAGAGGGATCGGTCCGCGACGGCGTAAAACACGTCGTCGTGCTGCTCGTGGTGACGCTCGTCGCGTTCGCCGTGATCGGGTTCGTCTGA
- a CDS encoding class I SAM-dependent methyltransferase, which produces MHGLGDVRFFDRLAPLYDLAMPPADGEALADGLDHATRPIERLLDVGGGSGRAAAALSGPDVCVVDASREMLARARGRRGLSTAVGDAGRLPVRDAIVDAVTIVDAVHHLPDHDAALREAARVLAPGGVIVIREFDPTHPLGRGLAAAEHAVGMASRFRAPGDLADDLADAGLDPRVVDRGFGYTVAGVKREA; this is translated from the coding sequence ATGCACGGACTCGGCGACGTTCGGTTCTTCGATCGATTGGCTCCGCTGTACGACCTCGCGATGCCGCCGGCGGACGGCGAGGCGCTGGCGGACGGGCTCGACCACGCGACGCGACCGATAGAGCGCCTGCTCGACGTCGGCGGCGGTTCCGGCCGTGCCGCGGCCGCGCTGTCCGGTCCCGACGTCTGCGTCGTCGACGCCTCTCGCGAGATGCTCGCACGCGCTCGCGGCCGGCGCGGACTGTCGACTGCGGTCGGTGACGCCGGACGGCTCCCGGTCCGCGACGCGATCGTCGACGCGGTCACGATCGTCGACGCCGTTCACCACTTGCCAGACCACGACGCGGCGCTTCGCGAAGCGGCTCGCGTCCTCGCGCCGGGCGGCGTAATCGTGATCCGCGAGTTCGACCCGACGCACCCGCTCGGCCGGGGGCTCGCCGCCGCCGAACACGCGGTCGGGATGGCGTCGCGGTTCCGCGCTCCGGGTGATCTCGCCGACGACCTCGCGGATGCGGGGCTCGACCCACGGGTCGTCGACCGGGGATTCGGCTACACCGTCGCGGGCGTCAAGCGGGAGGCGTGA
- a CDS encoding type II/IV secretion system ATPase subunit, translating to MASDTGAADLGGSVEDLRRRLARVWETLRGVDIDVRPFRPGRDGPLATFDVPEGEREVDRYWVNAPYAYVVVTYDDADSEHRYYAVEPDLDRFEGDLLDRVVDDIRDPLLYREGTGKTDAATLRGELESLLESYGVDAGMDTFHALTYYLYRDFRGYGRVDPLLNDRHIEDVSCDGYDLPIFVYHDEYTDIETNVSFGKQELDNYVIRLAQQSGRHVSVGDPIVETTLPDGSRAELALGEEVTPRGSAFTIRQYAEDPFTPIDLVEYGTFSIEQMAYFWLCIEHNKSLIFAGGTASGKTTSMNAVSMFVPPRAKVITIEDTRELSLYHDNWLSSVTRERRYEGTDIDMYDLLRSALRHRPEYIIVGEVRGDEAITLFQAMNTGHTTFSTMHADSIETVINRLENEPINVPRAMVQSLDMLSIQTLTRSGDKRVRRAKTIGEIGGIDQRTGELDYSSAFDWDAETDEFSRNDSSLMDEIATERGWSRSELLREIDRRERFLELLRALDVTDYRTFTALVNEYYADPVRVMDRLESRADGAETGDGNRGGDVTAGGDRAADADRR from the coding sequence ATGGCGAGTGATACCGGAGCGGCCGATCTCGGAGGAAGCGTCGAGGACCTCCGGCGACGCCTCGCGCGTGTGTGGGAGACGCTGCGCGGCGTTGACATCGACGTTCGCCCGTTCCGACCCGGGCGAGACGGCCCGCTCGCCACGTTCGACGTCCCCGAGGGTGAACGCGAGGTCGACCGGTACTGGGTGAACGCTCCGTACGCGTACGTCGTCGTCACCTACGACGACGCGGACAGCGAGCACCGGTACTACGCGGTCGAACCAGACTTGGACCGGTTCGAGGGCGACCTCCTCGACCGCGTCGTCGACGACATCCGGGACCCGCTCCTCTACCGTGAGGGGACCGGCAAGACCGACGCGGCGACGCTCCGGGGGGAACTGGAGTCGCTACTCGAGAGCTACGGCGTCGACGCCGGGATGGACACCTTCCACGCGCTCACCTACTACCTCTACCGCGACTTCCGCGGCTACGGCCGGGTCGACCCCCTCCTCAACGACCGCCACATCGAGGACGTCTCGTGTGACGGCTACGACCTGCCGATCTTCGTCTACCACGACGAGTACACGGACATCGAGACGAACGTCTCGTTCGGGAAACAGGAGCTCGACAACTACGTGATCCGGCTCGCCCAGCAGTCCGGGCGGCATGTCTCCGTCGGCGACCCGATAGTAGAGACGACGCTGCCGGACGGGTCGCGCGCGGAGCTCGCGCTCGGCGAAGAGGTGACGCCGCGCGGCTCCGCGTTCACGATCCGCCAGTACGCGGAGGACCCGTTCACGCCGATCGACCTCGTGGAGTACGGCACCTTCTCGATCGAGCAGATGGCGTACTTCTGGCTCTGTATCGAGCACAACAAGAGCCTCATCTTCGCGGGCGGCACCGCCTCCGGGAAGACCACCTCGATGAACGCGGTGTCGATGTTCGTCCCGCCGCGCGCGAAAGTGATCACCATCGAGGACACGCGCGAGCTCTCCTTGTACCACGACAACTGGCTCTCGTCTGTCACTCGCGAGCGCCGCTACGAGGGCACCGACATCGACATGTACGACCTCCTTCGGTCCGCGCTGCGTCACCGCCCCGAGTACATCATCGTCGGCGAGGTTCGCGGTGACGAAGCTATCACCCTGTTTCAGGCGATGAACACGGGTCACACGACGTTCTCGACGATGCACGCCGACTCGATCGAGACGGTCATCAACCGGCTGGAGAACGAGCCGATCAACGTGCCGCGCGCGATGGTCCAGTCGCTCGACATGCTCTCGATCCAGACGCTCACCCGTTCGGGCGACAAGCGGGTCCGGCGCGCGAAGACGATCGGCGAGATAGGCGGAATAGACCAGCGGACCGGCGAACTCGACTACTCGTCGGCGTTCGACTGGGACGCCGAGACGGACGAGTTCAGCCGCAACGATTCGTCGCTGATGGACGAGATCGCCACCGAACGCGGGTGGTCGCGGTCGGAGCTGCTCCGCGAGATCGACCGTCGCGAGCGGTTCCTCGAACTGCTTCGCGCGCTCGATGTCACCGACTACCGCACGTTCACGGCCCTCGTCAACGAGTACTACGCCGACCCAGTGCGCGTGATGGACCGGCTCGAATCGCGCGCCGACGGTGCGGAGACGGGCGACGGCAATCGAGGGGGTGACGTCACCGCCGGTGGCGACCGCGCCGCAGACGCCGACCGGCGATGA
- a CDS encoding DUF5793 family protein, with product MRRDYFELTVEGVGDDARATPLVRIDFRGPEGLLRDRLSDSEGELLAASDIDVAYRLREPLAAADDPDGVVAVTNRYTGDFVLELNETATDVLPFIHAARDSAGDEDAHYRVEIDVEGDRLVAYDKDTFLVYDHEGNLLRNESLIPSGVEL from the coding sequence ATGCGGCGTGACTACTTCGAGTTGACCGTCGAGGGCGTCGGCGACGACGCTCGGGCGACCCCTCTGGTCCGCATCGACTTCCGCGGACCCGAGGGGCTGTTGCGCGACCGCCTCTCGGACAGCGAGGGCGAACTGCTCGCCGCGAGCGACATCGACGTGGCGTATCGCCTCCGCGAGCCGCTCGCCGCGGCCGACGACCCCGACGGCGTCGTCGCCGTGACGAACCGATACACCGGGGACTTCGTCCTGGAACTCAACGAGACGGCGACAGACGTCCTCCCCTTCATCCACGCCGCGCGCGACTCCGCAGGCGACGAGGACGCACACTACCGCGTCGAGATCGACGTCGAGGGCGACCGACTCGTCGCGTACGACAAAGACACCTTCCTCGTGTACGACCACGAGGGGAACCTCCTGCGGAACGAGAGCCTGATCCCCTCCGGCGTCGAACTCTGA
- a CDS encoding ATP-binding protein: MSDPALDVVEFVLTTHLYTENRDLDENDLPPRFRQVFWSDDAAEDAPGGVERPIKATDGVTRTATGVDHPWEAVSELLFTQRTDFSGEISLTQPEMALEWYIDHADEDRIGANPTIVAALDDADDLDAPVSHEESRDNVRPVQADRVWIDALLDEYFDEEEDAEMLDLVNVRAPEEIETTLDDLVLTGDQEGEIQKIVKAIEHREYLASIGLREIGKLLFVGPPGTGKTTISRALAHELGLPFVEVKLSMITSQYLGETAKNVEKTFEVAKRLSPCILFIDEFDSVAKTRRSDEHAALKRAVNTLLKSIDEVSLIRDEVLLIGATNHPDQLDAAAWRRFDEIVNFPKPDRDMRADILRVVTKEMQIADFDPEEVADRTGGLTGSDLRMVLREAVLGALTEDRMTITQEDVMAAVEDFEERDNLKNMDMIDGEGAEVLGETGSNESDSDGHDEPSEDGAHNHDHDHDHAAHGPSQD; encoded by the coding sequence ATGAGTGATCCGGCGCTCGACGTCGTCGAGTTCGTGTTGACGACGCACCTCTACACCGAGAACCGCGATCTCGACGAAAACGACCTGCCACCCAGGTTCCGTCAAGTGTTCTGGTCCGACGACGCGGCCGAGGACGCACCGGGCGGCGTCGAGCGACCAATAAAGGCGACCGACGGGGTGACGCGCACCGCCACCGGGGTCGACCACCCGTGGGAGGCCGTCTCTGAACTGCTTTTCACCCAGCGGACCGACTTCTCCGGGGAGATATCCCTGACCCAGCCGGAGATGGCGCTGGAGTGGTACATCGACCACGCGGACGAGGACCGCATCGGAGCCAACCCGACGATCGTCGCCGCACTCGACGACGCGGACGACCTCGACGCGCCCGTGTCCCACGAGGAGTCCCGGGACAACGTGCGCCCGGTGCAGGCCGACCGCGTCTGGATCGACGCCTTACTCGACGAGTACTTCGACGAGGAGGAGGACGCCGAGATGCTCGACCTGGTCAACGTCCGCGCGCCAGAGGAGATCGAGACGACGCTCGACGACCTCGTGCTCACCGGCGACCAGGAGGGCGAGATCCAGAAGATCGTGAAAGCGATCGAACACCGCGAGTACCTCGCGAGCATCGGGCTCCGCGAGATCGGCAAGCTGCTTTTCGTCGGTCCTCCCGGAACCGGGAAAACGACGATCTCTCGCGCGCTCGCACACGAGCTCGGGCTCCCGTTCGTCGAGGTCAAGCTCTCGATGATAACGAGCCAGTACCTCGGCGAGACGGCGAAAAACGTCGAGAAAACCTTCGAGGTCGCAAAGCGGCTCTCGCCGTGTATCCTCTTCATCGACGAGTTCGACTCGGTCGCGAAGACCCGCCGCTCGGACGAGCACGCCGCCCTGAAACGCGCCGTCAACACCCTGCTCAAGTCGATCGACGAGGTGTCTCTGATCCGCGACGAGGTCCTGTTGATCGGGGCGACGAACCACCCGGATCAGCTCGACGCCGCGGCGTGGCGGCGGTTCGACGAGATCGTCAATTTCCCCAAACCCGATCGCGACATGCGCGCCGACATCCTCCGCGTGGTGACCAAAGAGATGCAGATCGCCGACTTCGACCCCGAGGAGGTCGCCGACCGGACCGGCGGGCTCACCGGCTCGGACCTTCGGATGGTGCTTCGCGAGGCCGTCCTCGGCGCACTCACCGAAGACCGGATGACGATCACTCAGGAGGACGTGATGGCGGCCGTCGAGGACTTCGAGGAGCGCGATAACCTGAAGAACATGGACATGATCGACGGCGAGGGCGCGGAGGTGCTCGGCGAGACGGGATCCAACGAGAGCGACTCGGACGGCCACGACGAGCCGAGCGAGGACGGCGCGCATAATCACGACCACGATCACGATCACGCCGCGCACGGACCCTCGCAGGACTGA
- a CDS encoding class I SAM-dependent methyltransferase yields the protein MDPQATYDRIAAHFSKTREHPWPEVESFLADRSATTALDVGCGNGRHTESLADRARSVVGVDLSRELLREAVERARDSDFDDVASFVHGDAAALPVADDAVGLAVYVATLHHLPTRDARVRSLDELARVLEPEGTALVSAWSTAHDRFDREDGFDTTVDWTLPGGETVPRYYHIYAPREFDADLAESRLSVVESTVSSGNCYAVVTDAEG from the coding sequence ATGGACCCGCAGGCGACGTACGACCGCATTGCCGCTCACTTCTCGAAGACCCGAGAGCACCCGTGGCCGGAGGTCGAGTCGTTCCTCGCTGACCGCTCGGCGACTACGGCGCTCGACGTCGGATGCGGTAACGGGCGGCACACGGAATCGCTCGCCGACCGCGCACGGTCCGTCGTCGGCGTGGATCTCAGCCGCGAACTCCTCCGGGAAGCGGTCGAGCGAGCGCGCGACAGCGACTTCGACGACGTCGCATCGTTCGTCCACGGCGACGCCGCCGCACTGCCGGTCGCCGACGACGCGGTCGGGCTCGCGGTGTACGTCGCGACGCTCCATCACCTACCTACGCGAGACGCCCGCGTCCGCAGCCTCGACGAACTGGCCCGCGTGCTCGAACCGGAGGGGACCGCGCTGGTGAGCGCGTGGAGCACGGCTCACGACCGTTTCGACCGGGAAGACGGGTTCGACACCACCGTCGACTGGACGCTACCGGGCGGCGAGACGGTCCCACGGTATTATCACATCTACGCGCCGCGGGAGTTCGACGCCGACCTCGCCGAGAGCCGGCTGTCGGTCGTCGAATCGACGGTCTCAAGCGGGAACTGCTATGCCGTCGTGACCGACGCCGAGGGGTGA
- a CDS encoding DoxX family protein gives MSYQTSNPLVGDVEFALDGPWATYWIAFLRVVTGWWFFHSGITKVLEDGLSYTYGTAYMQEMSGTALGGIPVWMGNNLAWLIEPGVPLFETLIGLALIFGAFTRLAAFGGVIFMVLFWLGNAEFGHGLVNSDLMGLLLFITMIALAAGRYYGLDAVIERLDVVEQHPKLRYLLG, from the coding sequence ATGTCATATCAAACAAGCAATCCCTTGGTCGGAGATGTCGAGTTCGCCCTGGACGGTCCATGGGCGACGTACTGGATCGCGTTCCTGCGCGTCGTCACCGGCTGGTGGTTCTTCCACTCCGGGATCACGAAGGTGCTCGAGGACGGGCTCTCGTACACCTACGGGACCGCGTATATGCAGGAGATGTCGGGCACGGCGCTCGGCGGGATCCCGGTCTGGATGGGCAACAACCTCGCGTGGCTCATCGAACCGGGCGTGCCCCTGTTCGAGACCCTGATCGGACTCGCGCTAATCTTCGGCGCGTTCACCCGCCTGGCCGCCTTCGGCGGGGTGATCTTCATGGTCCTGTTCTGGCTCGGCAACGCCGAGTTCGGGCACGGGCTCGTCAACAGCGACCTCATGGGTCTGCTGTTGTTCATAACGATGATCGCGCTCGCGGCCGGTCGGTACTACGGGCTCGACGCGGTCATCGAGCGGCTCGACGTCGTCGAACAGCATCCCAAGCTCCGATACCTGCTCGGCTGA